The Thamnophis elegans isolate rThaEle1 chromosome 15, rThaEle1.pri, whole genome shotgun sequence genome includes a window with the following:
- the ANGPTL7 gene encoding angiopoietin-related protein 7: MHATFSPQLASLCALTLSLTIYPAWLQTLPKKIGVSKNSKSPGCCEELKKLKVQVANLSSLLEEMSKKQDDVLGHAVTQVMALEGSVKLMGARLDDVEGKYSEVNSKLDIVQLQAAQTVTQTSTDAVYDCSSLYQRNYRSSGVYRLLPDEFLGSPELQVYCDMETDGGGWTVIQRRKIGLISFSQNWKQYKEGFGSLQGDFWLGNEHIHRLSRRPSVLRVELEDWDGNNVFAQYSRFEVGNELSGYRLFLGNFSGSVPRDSMRYHNNTAFSTMDKDNDKCLDHCAQLRKGGYWYNCCTDSNLNGVYYRKDEHNKSTDGIIWYSWRGKHYSLKRVEMKIRSTDFKA, encoded by the exons ATGCACGCCACCTTCAGCCCTCAACTGGCTAGCTTATGTGCCCTAACCCTCTCTTTGACTATATACCCAGCGTGGCTGCAAACCCTCCCCAAGAAGATCGGGGTGAGCAAGAACAGCAAGAGCCCCGGATGTTGCGAAGAGCTAAAGAAGCTGAAGGTCCAAGTGGCCAATCTCTCCTCCTTGCTAGAGGAGATGAGCAAGAAGCAAGACGACGTCCTGGGGCATGCCGTCACGCAGGTGATGGCCCTGGAAGGGAGCGTCAAGCTGATGGGCGCCCGCCTCGACGACGTGGAAGGGAAGTATTCGGAGGTGAATTCCAAGCTCGACATTGTGCAGCTTCAGGCGGCTCAGACGGTCACCCAAACATCCACAG ACGCCGTGTACGACTGCTCCTCCCTTTATCAGAGGAATTACAGGTCTTCCGGAGTCTACAGACTTCTCCCTGATGAATTTCTGGGAAGTCCAGAACTCCAG GTATACTGTGACATGGAGACAGATGGGGGAGGCTGGACTGTCATCCAAAGGCGGAAAATTGGCTTGATCTCTTTCAGCCAAAATTGGAAGCAATACAAGGAAGGGTTTGGAAGCCTGCAGGGAGATTTCTGGCTGGGAAACGAGCATATCCATCGGCTTTCCAGGAGGCCGTCCGTTTTGCGTGTGGAGCTGGAG GACTGGGATGGCAACAACGTTTTTGCTCAATACAGTCGTTTTGAGGTGGGCAATGAGTTGAGCGGCTACCGCCTCTTCCTGGGCAACTTCAGTGGCAGCGTGCCACGCGACTCCATGAGGTACCATAACAACACGGCCTTCAGCACCATGGACAAGGATAACGACAAGTGCTTGGATCACTGCGCGCAGTTACGCAAAG GTGGCTACTGGTACAACTGTTGCACGGACTCCAACCTGAACGGGGTTTACTACCGTAAGGATGAACACAACAAAAGCACCGATGGCATCATCTGGTACAGCTGGCGTGGGAAACACTATTCCCTGAAGAGGGTCGAGATGAAGATCCGGTCCACGGACTTCAAGGCCTAG